One Bufo gargarizans isolate SCDJY-AF-19 chromosome 4, ASM1485885v1, whole genome shotgun sequence DNA window includes the following coding sequences:
- the LOC122935178 gene encoding taste receptor type 2 member 7-like: NQIAVGLVIHSFIIAVNVNDWWKGRSVTPVDHIVTSVCISRICSQSEFVLYSFVDTLSMKNKYSFLTLGIMGTISMFFTYVNFWLTALLSIVFCLKISNFQTRLFLYLRRIIVQRTAYFIVASVLLSTFNCLIFLSTVITQMTKGGTNNVTMDDVFTDCKHNNSMYIYTIGTFFPLLFCCISSILLFISLYHHITRMKMSNMLVILGPEKHQFCFIAPRNGIPKLLWLIYMVLSILELSFLGSEVYILEFRN, from the exons aaccagattgcgg TCGGACTGGTGATACATTCATTTATTATAGCTGTCAATGTCAATGACTGGTGGAAAGGAAGATCGGTGACTCCTGTTGACCACATTGTAACTTCTGTTTGCATTTCAAGGATCTGCTCTCAGTCTGAATTTGTACTATATTCATTTGTGGATACACTTTCCATGAAAAACAAGTATTCATTTTTAACTTTAGGTATCATGGGAACAATTTCTATGTTCTTTACTTATGTCAATTTTTGGTTAACAGCTCTGCTTTCCATTGTCTTCTGTCTGAAGATCTCCAACTTCCAGACCAGATTGTTCCTGTATCTGAGAAGGATAATAGTACAGAGGACTGCTTACTTCATTGTAGCCTCAGTGCTTCTCTCCACTTTTAATTGTTTGATATTCTTGTCCACTGTTATCACTCAGATGACTAAAGGTGGAACAAACAATGTGACTATGGATGATGTATTCACAGATTGCAAGCATAATAATTCCATGTACATTTATACTATTGGAACCTTCTTCCCGCTGCTCTTCTGTTGCATTTCATCCATCCTTCTATTCATCTCATTGTATCATCACATAACAAGGATGAAGATGAGCA ACATGCTGGTGATCCTTGGACCTGAAAAGCACCAGTTCTGTTTCATTGCTCCACGGAATGGAATCCCCAAACTCCTTTGGTTGATTTATATGGTTTTGAGCATATTGGAGCTGAGTTTTCTTGGGTCAGAGGTGTACATTTTGGAGTTTAGGAATTGA